The following are encoded together in the Lactuca sativa cultivar Salinas chromosome 1, Lsat_Salinas_v11, whole genome shotgun sequence genome:
- the LOC122195800 gene encoding uncharacterized protein LOC122195800: protein MLFATPATTQISRVNDPQENSVSLALPDEDENATPNATFSLNALFTTPATTRVRYVEDHQEEDHTESNATQNSDLSLKAFFATPVITRVNHVEDNQQSIDDTITTQGPISSIKVSMNTPATTQISHGKHL, encoded by the exons ATGTTATTTGCAACACCTGCCACTACTCAAATCAGTCGTGTGAATGACCCCCAGGAAAATTCTGTTAGTCTTGCCCTGCCTGATGAAG ATGAGAATGCAACACCAAATGCAACATTTTCGCTGAATGCGTTATTTACAACACCTGCCACAACCCGAGTCAGATATGTAGAAGATCATCAGGAAGAAG ATCACACAGAAAGTAATGCAACACAAAATTCAGACCTGTCTCTGAAAGCCTTTTTTGCAACACCTGTCATAACTCGAGTCAATCATGTTGAAGACAATcaacagagtatagatgacaccATTACAACACAAGGTCCAATTTCATCTATCAAAGTGTCAATGAATACACCTGCTACAACTCAAATCAGTCATGGCAAACATCTTTAG